A single Clostridium sp. AN503 DNA region contains:
- a CDS encoding Rpn family recombination-promoting nuclease/putative transposase, whose protein sequence is MDNTNAPIMKPLSELTLLDRFLFACAMEDRGIMQLILQMILQKDIKLLDQAQTEKELRTAPWLRSIRLDVITMDEAGFYNTEVQKRNTGNLRRRSRFYQALIDSSLLPPGEIDFNCMPEATLITIAPFDLFGEGKYCYTFQMRCDESRQLSLDDGARRIFLNTRGTNPEDVGEELVELLQYFEKTTAEVAVQCKSERVRELHEQVCRIKSSEEIGVRYMQEWEEKAYWKAEARAEGREEGRAEGREEGKAEALEQGIRALIETCGELGLTRNDTLSKVMTKFSLEEDAAEAYFVKYWKD, encoded by the coding sequence ATGGATAATACAAATGCACCGATTATGAAACCATTGTCAGAATTAACTCTGTTGGACCGCTTTTTATTTGCCTGTGCGATGGAGGATAGAGGGATCATGCAGCTTATCCTTCAGATGATCCTGCAGAAGGATATCAAGCTTCTGGATCAGGCACAGACAGAAAAGGAACTGCGCACGGCGCCATGGCTCCGGTCCATCCGTTTGGATGTGATTACCATGGACGAGGCAGGCTTTTATAACACGGAAGTTCAAAAAAGGAATACGGGCAATCTGCGCCGGAGAAGCAGGTTTTACCAGGCGCTGATCGACAGTTCGCTGCTGCCCCCAGGTGAGATCGATTTTAATTGTATGCCGGAGGCAACTCTGATCACCATTGCACCGTTCGACCTCTTTGGGGAAGGAAAGTATTGCTACACGTTCCAGATGAGATGTGATGAATCAAGACAGCTTTCTTTAGATGACGGGGCGCGCCGGATTTTTTTGAACACAAGGGGGACCAACCCGGAAGATGTGGGAGAAGAGCTTGTTGAGCTTTTGCAATATTTTGAAAAGACGACAGCGGAGGTTGCTGTCCAATGTAAGAGCGAACGTGTGAGAGAACTTCATGAGCAGGTCTGCAGAATTAAGTCCAGCGAGGAGATTGGAGTGAGATATATGCAGGAATGGGAAGAGAAAGCATACTGGAAGGCAGAAGCCAGAGCAGAAGGCCGCGAGGAAGGTCGTGCAGAAGGCCGCGAGGAGGGCAAGGCTGAAGCTCTGGAGCAGGGGATCAGGGCATTGATAGAAACCTGTGGAGAGTTGGGGCTTACGCGCAATGACACCTTATCGAAGGTAATGACAAAGTTTTCTTTGGAGGAAGATGCTGCGGAGGCATATTTTGTGAAATACTGGAAAGATTAA
- a CDS encoding DUF3810 domain-containing protein, with product MVNRDRQFAAAGGVLLAAALALQLCARQVNGFATWYAHHIYPALVGTIGRFYGIFPFSVVEIFLYALIVGTVVYFARNIRQPKKLASRTVLLVGCLLFLYTANCGVNYYAAAFSDYAGIEAGAYTKEELTELCTFLVEKVNENVTEAHYRENRREWKQAGLAAMAQAAEEFPCLSGFYPQPKEVACSYILSVQQLCGIYVPFTIEANFNGDMPDYNIPHTICHELSHLKGFMREDEANFIGYLACIASDDQAFRYSGYLTGWVYAGNALAGVDPEAYRELRGKLDARAETDLQANNAFWNRYEGRVAEAANQWNDTYLKMNDQADGVRSYGRMVDLMLAYRKMGH from the coding sequence ATGGTAAACAGAGACAGACAGTTTGCCGCAGCCGGAGGCGTGCTGCTGGCTGCGGCGCTGGCACTTCAGCTTTGCGCCCGCCAGGTTAACGGATTTGCGACCTGGTACGCGCATCATATCTATCCGGCGCTGGTGGGGACAATAGGGCGTTTTTATGGGATTTTTCCATTCTCAGTGGTGGAAATATTCCTATATGCATTGATTGTGGGGACGGTTGTGTATTTTGCCAGGAATATCCGGCAGCCGAAGAAGCTTGCCAGCCGGACCGTGCTTTTGGTGGGCTGCCTGCTTTTTCTCTATACTGCAAACTGCGGGGTCAATTATTATGCGGCTGCATTTTCAGACTATGCGGGGATTGAGGCGGGCGCTTATACAAAGGAGGAACTGACGGAGCTCTGTACATTTCTTGTTGAAAAAGTGAATGAGAATGTGACGGAGGCCCATTACAGGGAGAACCGAAGGGAATGGAAACAGGCGGGGCTGGCAGCCATGGCACAGGCCGCAGAGGAATTTCCGTGTCTGTCAGGTTTTTATCCGCAGCCAAAGGAGGTGGCGTGCTCTTATATCCTGTCGGTACAGCAGCTTTGTGGTATCTATGTGCCGTTTACGATTGAAGCGAATTTTAATGGAGATATGCCGGACTATAATATTCCGCATACAATCTGTCATGAACTTTCTCATTTGAAGGGATTTATGCGGGAGGATGAAGCAAACTTTATCGGTTATCTGGCATGTATTGCTTCGGATGACCAGGCGTTCCGCTACAGCGGTTATCTGACTGGCTGGGTTTATGCGGGGAATGCGCTGGCCGGAGTGGACCCGGAAGCTTACCGCGAACTCCGTGGGAAGTTAGATGCCCGGGCAGAGACGGATCTACAGGCCAATAATGCTTTCTGGAACCGTTATGAGGGGCGCGTTGCGGAAGCTGCGAACCAGTGGAATGATACTTACCTGAAGATGAACGACCAGGCTGACGGAGTCCGCAGCTATGGACGGATGGTGGATCTGATGCTGGCGTACAGGAAAATGGGACACTAG
- a CDS encoding BlaI/MecI/CopY family transcriptional regulator → MGNKVKVRLSDSEWKLMNILWERNPCTIMELTHRMEEDTGWSKNTVITMLNRLEAKRAVRHENGERAKLFYPAILREDAVLQETRGFLERVYEGSLSLMVDAMASSKSLSRKDIEELYEILKKAEEGADD, encoded by the coding sequence ATGGGAAATAAAGTCAAAGTCAGATTGTCAGACAGCGAGTGGAAGCTGATGAACATCCTGTGGGAGCGGAATCCATGTACGATCATGGAGCTGACTCATCGGATGGAGGAAGACACCGGCTGGAGCAAGAACACGGTCATCACCATGTTAAACCGGCTGGAGGCCAAACGTGCAGTACGGCATGAAAATGGGGAAAGGGCAAAGCTGTTTTATCCTGCCATATTGCGGGAGGACGCCGTCCTGCAGGAGACGAGAGGGTTCCTGGAACGTGTTTATGAAGGAAGCTTAAGCCTTATGGTGGATGCGATGGCATCCTCAAAGTCACTGTCAAGGAAAGATATCGAAGAACTGTATGAAATCCTGAAAAAAGCAGAGGAGGGAGCGGATGATTGA
- a CDS encoding M56 family metallopeptidase produces the protein MIEIMISSSVLIVAVSLLSFLLRGRISPHLRYGMWGLVAIRLTVPWIYPLQMLFAAWKSRFSVMNAAEAVRGQVIAGTVLEPLADNVVSGRVYQFGPEELSGDFAANAIQKAAGIDWQLWIMVIWVLGSMILFGYMFWVNLRFQKKLRSVRKPYQGKIPVFVNRPVYVAEGLFSPCFVGNRHEEAIYLPAFIAEDEEKTRHALAHEMGHVLHSDKLWGMVRCGLLCFYWLNPFVWLAAVLSRRDCEISCDEAAVGLLGEAERFAYGKTLVDLIAARDQGQGLFSIATTMAAGKATVRERIQLLVKHPKTTGMMCILVAAVTAVLVACTFSGGSEHSLAPEEPAAVKIRGFGDGDELVLLSESRYGNYYELILQRRDEVTGEALPVNISLRNEAEGGEIRVTAYADEAGTIRSEGMDMGFGYSANASDGYAFRVSFWNMQGAPFYRIELAEGERSVAYQYAAKDENPVEISAFRELLPGQHDTGAVIEKIQVYSNAVWILMSGKNAEEAQQFYNQNFVGLRLEGESTGQPLHLPFFGSQDGRAINLLYQFEPGTFPDIAIKEVVTGKDNAGGWSVTELDSWQFGKTVRAFSEACLSGDMDTARSYSAMQEAELENLMQTAPGKGVQLTYTRDEKEPEQKAFASCGFLAEGETDSFTYLSMEVEQIGGVWKVTSAGYEK, from the coding sequence ATGATTGAGATTATGATATCCTCTTCAGTACTGATTGTGGCGGTCAGCCTGCTCTCTTTCTTGCTGCGGGGACGGATCAGTCCTCATCTAAGATATGGCATGTGGGGACTGGTGGCGATCAGATTGACAGTGCCGTGGATTTACCCTCTTCAGATGCTTTTCGCAGCGTGGAAGAGCCGGTTCAGCGTGATGAATGCGGCAGAGGCTGTGCGCGGGCAGGTGATAGCGGGAACCGTACTGGAACCATTGGCGGACAATGTGGTATCCGGGCGTGTGTATCAGTTTGGGCCAGAAGAATTATCTGGAGACTTTGCGGCAAATGCCATACAGAAAGCGGCGGGTATTGACTGGCAGCTTTGGATCATGGTGATCTGGGTCTTGGGCAGTATGATCCTTTTCGGATATATGTTTTGGGTTAACCTGCGGTTCCAGAAGAAGCTGCGGAGTGTGAGAAAACCCTACCAGGGGAAAATACCTGTATTTGTTAACCGGCCGGTTTATGTGGCGGAGGGATTGTTTTCGCCCTGTTTTGTCGGCAACAGACATGAAGAAGCCATTTATCTTCCGGCATTTATTGCGGAAGACGAGGAAAAGACGAGGCACGCTCTTGCACATGAAATGGGGCATGTGCTGCATTCGGACAAGCTGTGGGGGATGGTTCGCTGCGGACTTTTGTGCTTCTACTGGCTGAATCCGTTTGTGTGGCTGGCGGCTGTGCTGTCGCGCCGGGATTGTGAAATATCCTGCGACGAGGCTGCGGTCGGTCTGCTGGGGGAAGCGGAGCGTTTTGCTTATGGGAAGACTTTGGTGGATCTGATCGCAGCGCGGGACCAGGGGCAGGGGCTGTTTTCGATCGCCACTACGATGGCAGCCGGAAAAGCAACTGTCAGGGAGCGCATACAGCTCCTTGTGAAGCATCCCAAAACAACAGGGATGATGTGTATCCTGGTGGCTGCTGTAACAGCGGTGCTGGTGGCATGTACATTTTCCGGAGGTTCAGAACATAGCCTGGCCCCGGAGGAGCCTGCCGCTGTGAAGATCAGGGGATTCGGAGACGGGGATGAGCTTGTTTTATTAAGTGAGTCCCGGTACGGCAATTATTATGAACTGATATTACAGCGCAGGGATGAAGTTACCGGGGAGGCCCTGCCAGTAAATATATCTCTCAGGAATGAGGCGGAAGGCGGGGAAATTCGTGTGACAGCTTATGCTGATGAAGCAGGGACGATACGCTCAGAAGGGATGGACATGGGATTTGGTTATTCTGCCAATGCATCGGATGGATATGCATTCCGGGTGAGTTTCTGGAATATGCAGGGCGCGCCTTTTTACCGGATTGAGCTGGCGGAGGGAGAAAGGAGTGTGGCGTATCAATATGCGGCGAAGGATGAAAATCCGGTGGAGATAAGTGCATTTCGGGAGTTGCTTCCCGGTCAGCACGATACGGGGGCAGTCATCGAAAAGATCCAGGTGTATTCCAATGCAGTGTGGATCCTGATGAGTGGAAAAAATGCAGAGGAGGCACAGCAGTTTTATAACCAGAACTTTGTCGGCCTCCGGTTGGAAGGGGAGTCCACAGGTCAGCCGCTGCACCTGCCGTTTTTTGGAAGCCAGGACGGCAGGGCTATAAACCTGCTGTATCAGTTTGAACCGGGGACATTTCCGGATATTGCCATAAAAGAGGTGGTAACGGGAAAGGACAATGCAGGGGGCTGGAGCGTGACGGAGCTGGACAGCTGGCAGTTCGGGAAAACGGTAAGGGCTTTTTCAGAAGCCTGTCTGAGCGGGGATATGGATACTGCGCGCAGCTATAGTGCCATGCAGGAAGCAGAGCTGGAAAATCTTATGCAGACAGCGCCTGGGAAAGGCGTACAGCTGACTTATACCAGGGATGAAAAGGAGCCGGAGCAAAAGGCATTTGCCTCCTGTGGGTTCCTGGCGGAGGGGGAGACGGACAGCTTTACTTATCTCAGCATGGAGGTGGAACAAATCGGTGGAGTATGGAAAGTGACATCTGCCGGCTATGAAAAATAA
- the glgB gene encoding 1,4-alpha-glucan branching protein GlgB — protein sequence MDKVLYDLMDWAGIEEIVYSESANPEQLLGPHLVKEGLLIQAFIPTAVSISVKLANGRKYPMEQQDDDGFYAVLVPRKSMAEYTLLVTYDTGITEEIHDPYAYASLYSETDLKKFEAGIYYDVYRKMGAHPMRLSGVSGVYFSVWAPCAMRVSVVGNFNLWDGRRHQMKRQGDSGIFELFIPGLEVGEIYKYEIKNQRGEPMLKADPYGNFAELRPNNASVVWDIGGFGWNDGAWMEGREKANTKLQPMSIYELHLGSWMRKPIEKDEAGEEIIGSEFYNYREIAPKLADYVKDMGYTHVELMPVMEHPLDASWGYQVTGYYAPTSRYGTPDDFMYFMNYMHEQGIGVILDWVPAHFPRDAYGLACFDGTCVYEHKDPRQGSHPHWGTLIYNYGRPQVTNFLISNALFWAEQYHADGIRMDAVASMLYLDYGKNDGEWVANIYGGHENLEAVEFLKHLNSVFKKRVKGAVLIAEESTAWPQITSSVKEGGLGFDYKWNMGWMNDFTGYMQYDPYFRSHHYGELTFSMLYAYSEDFVLVFSHDEVVHGKASMLCKMPGETYEAKSDNLRAAYAFMYAHPGKKLLFMGQEFAQVSEWNENEELPWNILEYPVHKNMQEYVKALNTFYRSHPALYERDFQPEGFEWINCTSGNENILVFLRKTDRPEETLLFVCNFAPVVHEKYQVGVPFYGKYKEVFNSDASAYGGSGKGNPRAKTSKQEEWDGRDNSLVIDVPPMSVTAFTCTPMPEPKKKAVKAPAKKAAAKAPAKEAVKTAAKTSVKEAVKTAEKAPSGEAIKKVAKTPAKEAAKTIEKASEKKAAKSVEKTPAKEAVETTTKAPAKEAVETAEKTPAKEAVKTAEKTPAKEAVKTAEKTPAKEAVKTAEKTPAKEAVETAEKTPAEETAKTAAKAPAKEAVKTAAKAPVTEAVKTAAKALAKEAVKTLVKAPSEAAANKAAANKPAKEAVEKAAGKTTKRPGGKTAPGKNKK from the coding sequence ATGGATAAGGTATTATATGACTTAATGGACTGGGCAGGCATCGAGGAGATCGTTTATTCCGAATCAGCCAACCCTGAGCAGCTTCTTGGCCCGCATCTGGTGAAGGAGGGCCTGCTGATCCAGGCATTTATCCCAACAGCGGTGAGCATTTCTGTGAAGCTGGCCAATGGGAGGAAATATCCCATGGAACAGCAGGATGATGACGGGTTCTATGCAGTTTTAGTGCCGCGCAAGAGTATGGCGGAGTACACGCTGTTAGTGACCTATGACACCGGGATCACCGAGGAGATCCATGATCCCTACGCGTACGCATCGCTGTACAGCGAAACGGATTTAAAGAAGTTTGAAGCCGGTATTTATTATGATGTGTACCGGAAGATGGGAGCGCATCCCATGAGGCTGTCCGGCGTATCCGGCGTGTATTTTTCAGTGTGGGCGCCGTGCGCCATGCGCGTCAGCGTTGTGGGCAATTTTAACCTGTGGGACGGCAGACGCCATCAGATGAAGCGGCAGGGGGATTCCGGTATATTTGAACTGTTTATCCCGGGTCTGGAAGTTGGTGAGATTTACAAATACGAGATAAAGAACCAGAGGGGAGAGCCGATGCTAAAGGCCGATCCCTACGGGAATTTTGCAGAGCTGCGCCCGAATAACGCGTCGGTAGTTTGGGACATCGGCGGGTTTGGCTGGAATGACGGTGCGTGGATGGAAGGACGGGAGAAGGCCAATACAAAGCTTCAGCCGATGTCCATCTACGAGCTGCATCTTGGTTCCTGGATGCGCAAGCCTATTGAAAAGGACGAAGCCGGTGAGGAGATCATTGGCTCTGAGTTCTATAACTACAGAGAGATTGCCCCGAAGCTGGCGGATTATGTGAAGGATATGGGATATACCCATGTGGAGTTGATGCCGGTGATGGAGCATCCGCTGGACGCTTCCTGGGGATATCAGGTGACTGGGTATTATGCGCCTACCAGCAGATATGGTACGCCGGATGATTTCATGTATTTTATGAACTATATGCATGAACAGGGGATCGGCGTGATCCTGGACTGGGTACCGGCCCACTTCCCCCGTGATGCATATGGCCTGGCGTGCTTTGACGGGACCTGTGTATATGAGCACAAGGATCCTCGTCAGGGCTCACATCCGCATTGGGGAACGCTGATCTACAATTATGGGCGTCCGCAGGTGACAAATTTCCTGATCTCCAACGCGCTCTTCTGGGCGGAGCAGTATCATGCGGACGGAATCCGGATGGATGCGGTGGCTTCCATGCTGTACCTGGATTACGGCAAGAACGATGGCGAGTGGGTTGCCAATATTTACGGCGGGCATGAGAATCTGGAAGCTGTGGAGTTTTTAAAGCATTTGAATTCTGTATTTAAAAAGCGGGTAAAGGGAGCGGTTCTGATCGCGGAGGAATCTACGGCCTGGCCGCAGATCACCAGCAGTGTAAAAGAAGGCGGGCTTGGTTTTGACTACAAGTGGAACATGGGCTGGATGAACGATTTTACCGGATATATGCAGTATGACCCCTATTTCCGCAGCCACCATTATGGGGAGCTGACCTTTAGCATGCTTTATGCATATAGCGAGGACTTTGTGCTGGTATTCTCCCATGACGAGGTGGTGCACGGCAAGGCCTCCATGCTGTGCAAGATGCCGGGTGAGACCTATGAGGCCAAGTCGGACAACCTGCGGGCTGCCTATGCATTTATGTATGCCCACCCAGGCAAGAAGCTGTTGTTTATGGGACAGGAGTTTGCGCAGGTATCCGAGTGGAACGAGAATGAGGAGCTGCCATGGAATATCCTGGAGTATCCGGTACACAAAAACATGCAGGAGTATGTAAAAGCGCTTAATACGTTCTACCGGTCACATCCGGCCCTGTATGAGCGGGATTTCCAGCCGGAGGGTTTTGAGTGGATCAACTGTACTTCGGGCAACGAAAATATCCTTGTGTTCCTGAGAAAAACAGACAGACCGGAAGAGACGCTTTTGTTTGTTTGTAACTTTGCTCCTGTTGTGCATGAGAAATATCAGGTAGGTGTACCGTTCTATGGCAAATACAAAGAAGTATTTAACAGTGATGCGTCTGCGTACGGCGGCAGCGGAAAAGGCAATCCGCGTGCCAAGACCAGCAAACAGGAAGAGTGGGACGGGCGGGACAATTCGCTTGTGATCGACGTACCGCCGATGTCCGTGACGGCGTTTACCTGTACACCGATGCCGGAACCGAAAAAGAAGGCTGTGAAAGCGCCAGCGAAGAAGGCGGCAGCAAAGGCGCCTGCAAAAGAGGCTGTAAAAACGGCAGCCAAAACTTCTGTAAAGGAAGCTGTAAAAACAGCGGAAAAAGCGCCGTCTGGGGAGGCTATAAAAAAGGTGGCGAAGACACCTGCAAAGGAAGCTGCAAAAACGATAGAAAAGGCATCTGAGAAGAAGGCTGCAAAATCGGTAGAAAAGACACCTGCAAAAGAAGCTGTAGAAACGACGACAAAGGCACCTGCGAAGGAAGCTGTAGAAACAGCGGAAAAAACTCCAGCGAAGGAAGCTGTAAAAACGGCGGAAAAAACTCCAGCCAAGGAAGCTGTAAAAACGGCGGAAAAAACTCCAGCGAAGGAAGCTGTAAAAACGGCGGAAAAAACTCCAGCCAAGGAAGCAGTAGAAACAGCGGAAAAAACTCCAGCGGAGGAAACTGCAAAAACAGCGGCAAAGGCACCTGCAAAGGAGGCTGTAAAAACGGCAGCAAAAGCACCTGTGACGGAGGCTGTAAAAACGGCAGCAAAAGCTCTAGCAAAGGAAGCTGTAAAAACTTTGGTAAAAGCGCCGTCTGAGGCTGCGGCGAACAAGGCGGCAGCGAACAAACCGGCGAAAGAAGCTGTGGAGAAGGCTGCAGGAAAAACTACAAAAAGGCCCGGTGGAAAAACAGCACCTGGAAAAAATAAGAAGTAG
- a CDS encoding histidine kinase: MGYKKGQYSLKRDLLKTYVVVILISIAVYCGLSISRNNISDQMEAITDNNLKISRLSLLIPERQNQVQPYLYPESEEKADMYRLNNEIGEILTDISKMCENPTDDYLAYSRILSQVNGHYLECLEEYQKEEISSQMHYYSGTYLRTISDELKKYTSLLMAEYLNYSYAAFNHSMEQYKVLELRINLVMVCVVFASLIYMAVVSQRIWKFLNSVSDYTGHLSRHEWDAADMDAGRYREFNMVIKALNFMKSEINNYIIEMRNKNQIELQLQEEQLRNEKNRSMLKEAGLKMLQMQINPHFLFNTLNLIMRTVQMKENQTAVELIQSTARILRSSISIKSPLIPLQDELDNLEAYLYIQRLRYQDRIDFVTCYQIDCADTLMAPPIILQPLVENSILHGLKDRRDGGTVRISVSEKETCVEIYVSDNGSGFDQELLEKLEQGDTDRIGLMNVKKRLQLQFSRPDVFLISSVKGQGADIRIRIPKHREEQVL; this comes from the coding sequence ATGGGATATAAAAAAGGACAATATTCATTGAAACGGGATCTTTTAAAGACTTATGTGGTGGTAATTCTAATTTCTATTGCGGTATACTGCGGTCTTTCTATCAGCAGAAATAACATCAGTGATCAAATGGAGGCTATTACAGATAATAATTTAAAAATAAGCAGGCTTTCACTTTTGATTCCGGAGAGACAGAATCAGGTTCAACCCTATTTGTATCCGGAGAGTGAAGAAAAAGCGGACATGTACCGTTTAAATAATGAGATTGGGGAAATTCTCACAGATATTAGTAAGATGTGTGAGAATCCAACCGATGATTATCTTGCGTATTCCCGGATATTAAGCCAGGTGAATGGCCATTATCTGGAATGCCTGGAGGAGTACCAGAAGGAGGAGATAAGTTCGCAGATGCATTATTACAGTGGAACTTACCTTCGCACTATTTCGGATGAATTGAAAAAATATACCAGCTTGTTGATGGCAGAATATTTAAATTATAGTTATGCTGCATTTAATCACAGCATGGAACAGTATAAGGTTCTGGAGTTGAGAATCAACCTGGTGATGGTTTGTGTAGTATTCGCCAGCCTGATCTATATGGCGGTGGTCAGTCAGCGTATATGGAAGTTTTTGAATTCGGTTTCCGACTACACGGGTCATTTATCCCGGCATGAATGGGATGCTGCGGATATGGATGCAGGGCGGTACCGGGAGTTTAACATGGTGATAAAAGCGCTGAATTTCATGAAAAGCGAAATCAATAATTATATTATCGAAATGAGAAATAAGAACCAGATTGAACTTCAGCTCCAGGAAGAACAGCTGAGGAATGAAAAAAACCGCAGTATGCTGAAAGAGGCAGGACTAAAAATGCTTCAGATGCAGATTAACCCCCATTTTTTGTTTAATACATTGAATTTGATTATGAGGACTGTACAGATGAAAGAAAATCAGACAGCGGTGGAGCTGATCCAGTCAACTGCCCGGATTCTAAGGAGCAGTATTTCTATAAAATCGCCACTTATACCTTTGCAGGATGAACTGGATAATCTGGAGGCATATTTATATATCCAAAGGCTGAGATACCAGGACAGGATTGATTTTGTGACATGCTATCAGATCGACTGTGCAGATACGCTTATGGCGCCTCCGATTATCCTGCAGCCGCTGGTGGAAAATTCCATTCTTCATGGCTTGAAAGACAGAAGAGATGGAGGAACTGTCCGGATATCTGTATCAGAAAAGGAGACATGTGTAGAAATATATGTGTCGGATAATGGAAGTGGATTTGATCAGGAGCTGCTGGAGAAATTGGAGCAGGGAGATACAGACAGAATCGGGCTTATGAATGTGAAAAAGAGGCTTCAGCTGCAGTTTTCCAGACCAGATGTCTTTCTGATATCCAGTGTAAAGGGGCAGGGGGCAGATATCAGAATAAGAATACCAAAGCATAGAGAGGAGCAGGTACTGTGA
- a CDS encoding helix-turn-helix domain-containing protein — MPKLNGLEAAKQIRSRLPDVRILILTAFSEFEYAKMAIRIGVDDYFVKPGSDEQLIEKVSALAEQVKKEKEEQEHLLFVKAQLSQYDKVLIEELMTSVIFSRKDAAEYFIDYIGLQRITMKSYFCCIVCQEPEADITEDMVSDIGEIFREGGCRYAGTGQRNEWTFLVYSEKLIRRQHFRDQILHRFLNISDGFCRCEVSEVYEDAGMVLEAYRQAKDKIEAGKAQRHEKEPLRAILYRYETVWMDAALSGKVLDCRKEAVIFSQEFQFQKDGLENGKSSVYFLYMLLTRDVMQFFNRELKFERIQDFRERVQVIRNFNMLQQVTSELLEEILRTVREQKARKEDKLVLMVADYLKAHFREELSLNGVAEHFRMSPYHLSKMFPKTMGASFVEYLTNLRVECAKTMLMTGTYSITDVAFSVGYQDSGYFSKVFKKMTGLSPREFSESVSRKK, encoded by the coding sequence ATGCCTAAACTGAATGGGCTTGAGGCAGCGAAGCAGATCCGGAGCCGGTTACCTGATGTGCGGATACTGATCCTGACGGCTTTCAGTGAATTCGAGTATGCAAAAATGGCAATCCGTATTGGTGTAGATGATTATTTTGTGAAGCCTGGGAGTGATGAACAGCTTATAGAAAAGGTGTCTGCGCTGGCAGAACAGGTAAAGAAAGAGAAAGAGGAGCAGGAGCACCTGCTTTTTGTGAAGGCGCAGTTAAGCCAATATGATAAAGTGCTCATAGAAGAATTGATGACATCTGTGATATTTTCAAGGAAGGATGCAGCTGAATATTTCATCGATTATATTGGCCTGCAGAGAATTACCATGAAAAGCTACTTTTGCTGTATCGTTTGTCAGGAGCCGGAAGCTGACATAACCGAGGACATGGTTTCCGATATTGGAGAGATATTTCGGGAAGGAGGCTGCCGTTATGCGGGAACCGGGCAGAGGAATGAATGGACATTTTTGGTGTACTCAGAAAAGCTTATCCGGCGGCAGCATTTCCGCGATCAGATCCTTCACAGATTCTTGAATATTTCCGATGGGTTCTGCCGATGTGAGGTCAGCGAGGTTTATGAGGATGCGGGAATGGTGCTGGAGGCATACCGGCAGGCGAAGGACAAAATAGAGGCAGGAAAGGCACAAAGGCATGAAAAGGAACCGCTCCGCGCGATTCTGTACCGGTATGAGACCGTCTGGATGGATGCCGCTCTGTCAGGCAAAGTACTGGACTGCCGGAAAGAGGCGGTGATATTTAGCCAGGAATTCCAATTCCAGAAGGATGGGCTGGAAAATGGAAAAAGCAGCGTGTACTTTTTGTATATGCTGCTTACAAGGGATGTCATGCAGTTTTTTAACCGCGAGTTAAAATTTGAGCGGATACAGGATTTTCGCGAGCGGGTACAGGTGATCAGGAATTTTAATATGCTGCAGCAGGTGACTTCAGAACTTCTCGAGGAAATACTGAGGACTGTGCGGGAGCAGAAGGCAAGGAAAGAAGACAAGCTGGTTCTTATGGTAGCTGATTATTTGAAGGCTCATTTTCGCGAGGAGTTATCGCTTAACGGGGTGGCGGAGCACTTTCGGATGAGTCCATATCATTTGAGCAAGATGTTTCCTAAAACGATGGGAGCCAGTTTCGTGGAATATCTGACGAACCTTAGGGTGGAATGTGCGAAAACGATGTTGATGACCGGGACATATTCCATCACAGATGTTGCATTTTCTGTCGGTTATCAGGACAGTGGGTATTTTAGTAAGGTATTTAAAAAGATGACCGGGCTTAGTCCGAGAGAATTTTCAGAAAGCGTGTCAAGAAAAAAGTAG